In Idiomarina sp. PL1-037, a single genomic region encodes these proteins:
- a CDS encoding TonB-dependent receptor yields MKLNALTLALLATSTVAQAQQQEEHEHINDYEVIVINASPLDKTALESAQPVNIISGDALKQKNAHSLGETLAMEPGINNTHFANVAGSPIIRGLGGPRVKITQNGLDTGDVSRGGPDHAVTTETSTAQQIEVLRGPATLLYGSGAIGGVINVVDNRIPSEPVYGMQGNANVSASTNNDNKEGSYDLQVGNGRWALYTDAFIRRANDYETPSFTNDEGETVDHIENSFIDAQGGTIGASYQFDDGFFGVSYQGLYQEYGIPGHNHGHGEEEGEHEEEHGQEEDHDHVEAGPYADLEQERIQFAGQWRNPFSGFNRVDFRAALTDYQHQEIEDNLVATQFENAQKEIRLIGQHKEIAGWKGAVGWQWDISDKSAFGEEAFTPNTSRRTQGLFWVVEQEFGSHHVDLGVRHERTSLSSEERKLDTFDATSASAGYLYHFSDHTSVSFNLSHAERAPAANEVFANGNHFATRTYELGLGYELHEEEHDEYHIEPNDAAITTETSNNIDAGFHYENDRFHANLNVFYNRVDDFIYDDFIGLNSEQLHGDEGHGHEEHAHEEEHADEHAHEHGGLEVVQFKQIDAELYGYELELDWKFTEQWSLHGFSDYTRAKQRDGNDLPRIPAQRFGTEVRYQAVGWDGAIGYTRYMEQDKIGQNETVTDAYGLLNARVNFYPEWLANYGATLYLKGENLTDQLGFVHSSFIKDDAPVMGRRFQAGVSISF; encoded by the coding sequence TTAAGCAAAAGAATGCCCATAGTCTGGGAGAAACTCTGGCAATGGAGCCGGGTATTAACAATACCCATTTTGCGAATGTTGCTGGCAGCCCTATTATTCGGGGCCTCGGCGGGCCTCGAGTAAAGATCACCCAAAACGGACTTGATACTGGTGACGTATCTCGAGGTGGTCCCGACCATGCGGTCACAACAGAAACCAGTACCGCACAGCAAATTGAAGTACTAAGAGGCCCGGCAACACTGCTGTATGGCAGTGGAGCAATTGGCGGGGTCATTAATGTAGTCGATAACCGCATTCCTTCTGAGCCTGTTTACGGCATGCAGGGTAATGCGAATGTGTCAGCTTCTACCAATAACGACAACAAAGAGGGATCTTACGATTTGCAAGTAGGCAATGGTCGTTGGGCGCTTTATACCGACGCTTTTATTCGCCGTGCAAATGACTATGAGACACCGTCGTTTACGAATGACGAAGGTGAAACGGTGGATCACATTGAGAACTCGTTTATTGATGCCCAGGGCGGCACTATTGGCGCCAGTTACCAGTTCGATGATGGCTTTTTCGGAGTGTCTTATCAGGGACTTTATCAAGAATACGGTATTCCTGGTCACAACCATGGCCATGGTGAGGAAGAAGGTGAGCATGAAGAAGAACATGGTCAAGAGGAAGATCATGACCATGTGGAAGCTGGTCCTTATGCTGATTTAGAGCAAGAACGTATTCAATTTGCAGGCCAATGGCGTAATCCTTTTAGTGGCTTTAATCGTGTGGATTTCCGCGCCGCCTTAACGGATTACCAGCATCAGGAAATTGAAGACAACCTCGTCGCAACTCAATTTGAAAATGCGCAAAAAGAGATACGACTGATTGGTCAGCATAAAGAGATTGCTGGCTGGAAAGGCGCGGTTGGTTGGCAGTGGGACATCAGCGATAAATCTGCTTTTGGGGAAGAAGCCTTCACGCCGAACACGTCTCGTCGTACCCAAGGCTTGTTCTGGGTCGTAGAGCAGGAATTTGGATCTCATCACGTTGATTTAGGTGTTCGCCACGAACGTACATCGCTTTCCAGCGAAGAGCGCAAACTGGATACCTTTGACGCCACTTCGGCATCTGCCGGTTACCTCTATCATTTCAGTGACCACACATCGGTTTCATTCAACCTGAGTCATGCAGAAAGGGCGCCGGCTGCAAACGAAGTCTTTGCTAACGGTAATCACTTTGCAACCCGCACTTACGAGCTTGGCCTGGGTTATGAGCTGCATGAAGAAGAGCACGATGAATACCATATTGAGCCGAATGATGCTGCGATTACAACCGAAACATCAAACAATATTGATGCGGGATTCCATTACGAGAATGATCGTTTTCATGCAAATTTGAATGTGTTTTACAACCGCGTTGATGACTTCATCTACGATGATTTCATTGGCCTGAACAGTGAACAATTACATGGCGATGAAGGCCATGGCCACGAAGAGCATGCTCATGAAGAGGAGCATGCAGATGAACATGCTCATGAACACGGCGGTCTCGAAGTGGTTCAGTTTAAACAGATTGACGCCGAGCTTTATGGCTATGAACTTGAGTTAGACTGGAAATTTACAGAACAGTGGTCACTCCACGGCTTTAGCGATTACACTCGCGCAAAACAGCGTGATGGTAATGATTTGCCGCGAATTCCGGCTCAGCGTTTTGGTACTGAAGTGCGTTACCAGGCCGTTGGCTGGGACGGTGCTATCGGTTATACGCGCTATATGGAACAGGATAAAATAGGGCAGAATGAAACAGTTACTGACGCTTATGGCTTATTGAACGCCCGCGTCAACTTTTATCCTGAATGGTTAGCAAATTACGGTGCTACCCTTTACCTGAAAGGTGAAAACTTGACGGATCAGTTAGGCTTTGTTCACAGCTCCTTTATAAAAGATGATGCGCCTGTTATGGGTCGTCGTTTTCAGGCTGGCGTTTCTATTAGCTTTTAA
- a CDS encoding S9 family peptidase has translation MPFHFNRRIQAIAVIVFSFFSLSVFAEELTIERLFSGPSLTGETPKSLKFAPGGQYLSYLKGSKEDPQRYDLWLYDIEADKHKLLVSADQLAADELELSDEEKARRERQRISGNGIIEYSWSAKGDALLFPYNGDVFYYRTDEEKVTQLTKTDAFETDVKFSPKSGYVSFVREQNLYFIDLANGEEYAVTSEGGNTLKFGMAEFVAQEEMKRMTGYWWAPDESAIALTKVDESPVPLATRSEIYADRIETIQQRYPFAGSDNVEIDLGVYKIADKQTNWLQLDKKSDGYLARVKWVGDSNRLSYQWQSRNQQALTLWLYNRASETQRELLTETSDSWLNLHDDLYFLNDNKHFIWASERSGFKHLYLYRLDGSLIRQLSAGDWQVDELEAIDESTGTLYFTARKKSPLESHLYRTQLNASSAANPTRITAREGMHNIKFDTDARSYLDTYSSSQQPKQVSLHGPTGNHLVWLAENKVTGEHALSPYLRNWRYPEFGELEAEDGQTLYYKMTKPKDFDAEKQYPVLVYVYGGPGAQRVTKSWGSGFVQYMAQQGFIVFTLDNRGSANRGKRFEAPIYKNMGSPEVDDQVVGVKYLTSLPYVDSKRIGIYGHSYGGYMSLLAMFKAPEYFKAGVAGAPVTDWRLYDTHYTERFMGMPNDGDAYENSSVFPYSKNLKGDLLIYHGMADDNVLFTHSTKLYKQLQDNAQAFEMMNYPGKKHSINGRNTKIHLYSMIAQFFQQTIGEQ, from the coding sequence ATGCCTTTTCATTTTAATCGTCGTATCCAGGCGATTGCTGTTATTGTTTTTAGCTTTTTTAGTCTCTCTGTTTTTGCCGAAGAATTAACCATAGAGCGTTTATTTAGTGGTCCCAGTCTTACGGGTGAAACTCCCAAGTCGTTAAAGTTTGCGCCCGGCGGGCAATACCTTTCATACTTAAAAGGCAGTAAGGAAGACCCGCAACGTTATGATCTCTGGTTATACGATATTGAAGCCGACAAGCATAAATTGTTAGTTTCAGCAGACCAGCTTGCCGCCGATGAGCTTGAATTGTCCGATGAAGAGAAAGCCCGCAGGGAGCGTCAACGCATTAGTGGCAATGGCATAATTGAGTACAGCTGGTCAGCAAAAGGGGACGCGCTGCTTTTTCCCTATAACGGTGATGTTTTTTATTACCGGACTGATGAAGAAAAAGTGACTCAGCTGACAAAGACGGATGCTTTTGAAACTGACGTTAAGTTCTCGCCAAAAAGCGGCTATGTGTCTTTTGTCCGGGAACAGAACTTGTACTTTATTGATCTTGCCAATGGCGAAGAATACGCGGTTACAAGCGAAGGCGGTAACACGCTTAAGTTTGGCATGGCGGAGTTTGTTGCACAGGAAGAAATGAAGCGCATGACAGGTTACTGGTGGGCTCCGGATGAGTCGGCTATCGCGCTGACTAAAGTCGATGAAAGCCCGGTGCCTCTGGCCACCCGTAGCGAGATATACGCAGACCGAATTGAAACCATACAACAACGTTATCCGTTCGCCGGAAGTGACAATGTTGAGATTGACCTGGGTGTATATAAAATTGCCGACAAGCAGACCAATTGGTTGCAGCTGGATAAGAAAAGTGATGGTTATTTGGCCCGGGTGAAATGGGTTGGTGACAGCAATCGTTTGAGTTACCAATGGCAGAGCCGGAATCAGCAGGCCTTGACGCTTTGGCTTTATAATAGAGCAAGCGAAACTCAGCGCGAGTTATTAACGGAGACCTCGGACAGCTGGCTGAACCTGCACGATGACTTGTATTTCTTAAATGATAACAAACATTTCATTTGGGCATCTGAACGAAGTGGTTTCAAACACCTTTATTTATATCGCCTGGATGGGTCATTAATTCGTCAATTGAGTGCCGGCGACTGGCAGGTTGATGAACTGGAAGCGATTGATGAAAGTACTGGTACACTGTATTTTACCGCTCGGAAAAAGTCACCTCTGGAATCTCACCTGTATCGTACTCAGCTAAATGCCAGTTCTGCGGCTAATCCTACGCGCATTACTGCACGCGAAGGCATGCACAATATTAAATTTGACACCGATGCACGCTCGTATCTGGATACCTACTCATCGTCTCAGCAGCCTAAACAAGTGAGTTTACACGGTCCTACAGGGAATCATCTGGTGTGGCTGGCTGAAAACAAAGTGACTGGAGAGCATGCACTCTCTCCTTATTTGAGAAACTGGCGTTACCCTGAATTTGGTGAACTGGAAGCTGAAGACGGTCAGACACTGTACTACAAAATGACCAAGCCAAAAGACTTTGATGCAGAAAAGCAGTATCCGGTTCTTGTGTATGTTTACGGTGGACCCGGCGCTCAGCGAGTAACGAAAAGCTGGGGTAGCGGTTTTGTTCAGTATATGGCTCAGCAGGGCTTTATCGTCTTTACTCTGGACAACCGGGGTTCGGCGAACCGGGGAAAACGCTTCGAGGCACCTATTTATAAAAACATGGGGAGCCCGGAAGTGGACGATCAGGTGGTGGGGGTTAAGTATTTAACCAGCCTGCCTTATGTCGATTCAAAGCGTATTGGTATATACGGTCACAGCTACGGTGGATATATGTCGTTGCTGGCTATGTTTAAAGCACCTGAATACTTTAAGGCCGGAGTAGCTGGCGCACCGGTAACCGACTGGCGTCTATATGATACGCATTATACTGAACGTTTTATGGGCATGCCCAATGACGGCGATGCCTATGAAAACTCATCGGTTTTTCCATACAGTAAGAACTTAAAAGGTGATTTACTGATTTATCATGGAATGGCCGATGACAATGTTTTGTTTACTCATAGCACAAAGCTCTACAAGCAATTACAGGATAACGCTCAGGCTTTTGAAATGATGAATTATCCGGGGAAAAAGCATTCTATTAACGGGCGTAATACAAAAATTCATTTATATTCGATGATTGCTCAATTTTTTCAACAAACCATTGGCGAACAATAG
- a CDS encoding acyl-CoA thioesterase, with the protein MRFLSRRLVMPNDLNFAGSLFGGRILEWIDEEAYIFASCQLGAKSLVTKHIGAITFETSAFQGDVVEFGLQVKSAGRTSLAITCLVRNKHTKQNICSADDIVFVHIDPETRQPTPHGKTKEQLDDF; encoded by the coding sequence ATGCGCTTTTTATCTCGCCGACTGGTTATGCCAAATGATTTGAACTTTGCCGGTTCGCTATTTGGTGGCCGTATTTTAGAATGGATTGACGAAGAAGCTTATATCTTTGCCAGTTGCCAGTTAGGGGCAAAAAGCCTGGTAACTAAGCATATTGGTGCTATTACCTTTGAAACCTCAGCGTTTCAGGGCGATGTCGTTGAATTTGGCTTGCAGGTGAAATCTGCGGGACGTACGTCGTTAGCTATCACTTGTCTGGTACGCAATAAGCACACCAAGCAAAACATTTGTTCAGCTGACGACATTGTGTTCGTACATATTGATCCGGAAACGCGCCAGCCAACGCCTCATGGCAAAACGAAAGAACAGTTAGACGACTTTTAA
- a CDS encoding zinc-dependent metalloprotease, with translation MQSFLSKALLLLALLISVTAQAKTEVSSIDQFTSSFQEHPGFFTFYHDEASAKFYLEVPRQGPQFIVQTSLPWGLGSNDVGLDRGQLGETRLASFHVEGNKALLVQHNTEFRAQTRNQAERSSVDQAFADAMLYGFDVVASNNERVLIDYTPYLLSDVHGVSKRLQQTEQGQFKADTSRSVIYPERSKAFSENTELEAKVTFVGEGKGQWVNQVAANADALSLHLHHSFIKLPDAGYQPRKFHPNSGFWAHSFKDYAAPLGESMTVQYIPRHRLNKKDPIASQSEAREPIVYYLDPGAPEPVKTALLEGARWWARGFEALGYENAFQVKVLPDDADPMDVRYNVIQWVHRATRGWSYGSSVIDPRTGEIIKGHVTLGSLRVRQDMKIAEGLLTPFIENPRELKSAVKNMALARIRQLSAHEIGHTLGIAHNFAASASDRASVMDYPHPLVNLTTNGSLSLSNAYTEGLGIWDKQVLAYGYSDFGGMPSSDEQLARILDKNKTLNLSFISDRDARPAGGAHPQAHLWDNGGDPVTELERMLSVRQQVLDNFSKDMLNGDQPLSQLQSTFVPIYLLHRYQTEAAVKRLGGVNYHYYMADESTDDYQPVGAARQQTALKQLLKTIQADTLRVPSHIQQWLVPPAYGESPSRENFSGKTGLIPDTVSMAASAADHSLNLMLNSQRLNRLAQQHADNDRVPSPAGLMTAIFNTVFSDWENAKKAPVQQRLLATAINAEVRAVKNSGLAAETRLVMRAELAEQQQQLAKSDSLLIQQLAKDLDKFLNEGEWPEQYEPEPLPPGSPI, from the coding sequence ATGCAAAGCTTTCTTTCAAAAGCCCTGCTGTTACTCGCTTTGCTAATATCGGTAACGGCTCAGGCAAAAACCGAAGTTTCCAGTATTGACCAGTTCACCTCGTCATTTCAGGAGCACCCCGGTTTTTTCACCTTTTACCACGATGAAGCGAGTGCAAAGTTTTATCTGGAAGTGCCCAGACAAGGACCACAGTTTATTGTTCAAACCAGTCTTCCCTGGGGCTTAGGTTCTAATGATGTCGGGCTGGACCGCGGTCAACTGGGGGAAACTCGGTTAGCCTCATTTCATGTTGAGGGAAATAAGGCGTTACTGGTTCAACACAACACCGAGTTTCGTGCACAAACCAGGAATCAGGCTGAACGCAGTAGTGTCGATCAAGCGTTTGCCGACGCCATGCTTTATGGTTTTGACGTTGTTGCCAGCAACAACGAACGTGTATTAATAGACTACACCCCTTACTTGTTGAGCGATGTACACGGTGTTAGTAAGCGCTTACAGCAGACCGAGCAAGGACAGTTTAAGGCTGATACAAGCCGCTCAGTGATTTACCCTGAACGCAGCAAAGCCTTTTCAGAAAATACGGAACTGGAAGCAAAAGTCACTTTTGTCGGCGAAGGAAAAGGGCAGTGGGTCAATCAGGTTGCAGCCAACGCCGATGCGCTTTCTTTGCACCTCCATCATTCTTTTATAAAGTTACCTGACGCCGGATACCAACCCCGGAAATTTCATCCAAACAGTGGTTTCTGGGCTCACAGTTTTAAAGACTACGCCGCACCTCTTGGCGAATCGATGACAGTTCAATATATCCCACGCCACCGGTTGAATAAGAAAGACCCTATTGCCTCACAAAGTGAGGCGCGTGAACCTATTGTTTATTATCTTGATCCGGGTGCTCCGGAACCTGTCAAAACAGCACTGCTTGAAGGTGCCCGCTGGTGGGCTCGGGGCTTTGAAGCCTTGGGTTACGAAAATGCTTTTCAGGTAAAAGTTCTGCCCGACGATGCTGACCCTATGGATGTGCGCTACAACGTCATTCAGTGGGTTCACCGTGCAACTCGAGGTTGGTCTTACGGCTCATCGGTAATAGACCCTCGTACCGGCGAAATCATTAAAGGTCATGTCACCCTTGGGTCACTGCGTGTCCGCCAAGATATGAAAATAGCCGAAGGCTTATTGACCCCTTTTATCGAAAACCCCAGAGAACTTAAAAGCGCGGTTAAAAATATGGCTCTGGCTCGTATTCGCCAATTAAGTGCACACGAGATAGGCCATACCTTAGGCATTGCTCATAACTTTGCTGCCAGCGCGTCAGACAGGGCTTCCGTTATGGACTATCCTCACCCGCTGGTAAACCTGACAACCAATGGCAGTTTAAGCTTGAGCAACGCTTACACAGAAGGCCTAGGAATATGGGATAAGCAAGTTCTGGCTTATGGGTACAGTGACTTTGGCGGTATGCCGTCGTCTGACGAGCAACTCGCCCGTATTCTGGACAAAAATAAAACACTCAACCTGAGCTTTATTTCCGACAGAGACGCACGCCCTGCCGGTGGTGCTCACCCTCAGGCACATTTATGGGATAACGGCGGTGACCCTGTTACCGAGCTTGAGCGAATGCTTTCCGTGCGTCAGCAAGTGTTGGATAACTTCAGCAAAGACATGCTGAACGGCGATCAGCCATTAAGCCAGTTGCAATCGACTTTTGTACCTATTTACTTGCTGCACCGCTACCAGACCGAAGCGGCAGTAAAACGTCTGGGTGGTGTTAATTACCATTATTATATGGCTGACGAATCTACAGACGACTACCAGCCAGTAGGTGCTGCCAGACAACAAACTGCTCTGAAGCAGTTATTAAAAACCATTCAAGCAGATACTTTGCGCGTACCCTCACATATTCAACAATGGCTGGTGCCGCCAGCTTACGGTGAAAGCCCGTCCCGCGAAAACTTCAGTGGTAAAACAGGGCTAATCCCCGATACCGTCAGCATGGCTGCCAGTGCCGCGGATCACAGTTTGAATTTGATGCTAAACAGCCAGCGTCTGAACCGGTTAGCACAACAACACGCGGACAATGACCGAGTGCCTTCTCCGGCCGGACTGATGACAGCAATTTTCAATACTGTTTTCAGCGACTGGGAAAACGCAAAGAAAGCCCCTGTTCAGCAGCGCTTATTGGCAACGGCCATCAACGCCGAAGTAAGAGCAGTAAAAAATTCGGGACTGGCTGCAGAAACCCGGTTAGTCATGCGAGCAGAGCTGGCTGAACAACAACAGCAACTTGCCAAGTCCGACTCACTACTAATACAACAATTAGCAAAAGATTTAGATAAATTTTTAAACGAGGGGGAATGGCCCGAACAGTACGAACCCGAGCCGTTACCGCCGGGTTCGCCCATCTAA
- the fldB gene encoding flavodoxin FldB has translation MEIGLFYGSTTCYTEIAAEKIQQAIGEDIVQLFDIKNTPLKEAEQFDILIFGISTWDFGELQEDWESHWDDINDVNLNGKIVALFGMGDQEGYTDWFQDALGMLHDAIANHGCKRIGFWPNQGYEFAASKALTADNTQFVGLSLDEDSQYELSDERIEQWTTQVLEETAEQLG, from the coding sequence CTGGAAATTGGCTTGTTTTACGGCTCTACCACTTGCTATACCGAAATTGCTGCAGAAAAAATTCAGCAAGCCATCGGCGAGGACATCGTCCAGCTGTTTGATATAAAAAATACCCCGCTAAAAGAAGCTGAGCAATTTGATATTCTTATTTTCGGCATTTCCACCTGGGACTTTGGCGAACTTCAGGAAGACTGGGAAAGCCATTGGGACGACATAAATGATGTGAACCTGAACGGTAAAATTGTTGCGCTTTTTGGCATGGGCGATCAGGAAGGTTATACCGATTGGTTCCAGGACGCTCTGGGCATGCTGCACGATGCCATAGCCAACCACGGCTGCAAGCGCATTGGTTTTTGGCCAAATCAGGGGTACGAATTTGCTGCTTCCAAAGCGTTAACCGCAGATAACACTCAGTTCGTCGGTTTATCACTAGATGAAGACTCCCAATATGAGCTATCAGATGAACGTATCGAACAATGGACGACGCAAGTTTTAGAAGAAACTGCCGAACAATTAGGATAA
- a CDS encoding YfcL family protein — protein MGTRTDFDQLVEQLETVFDDAVVSGTDDELFACGYLRGHFDLVVAQLEMAGETQPEKIMPALREAVHKTRHELSPADQAHINNVLDKLALKATGGDTA, from the coding sequence ATGGGAACTCGTACGGACTTTGATCAATTAGTGGAACAACTTGAAACCGTATTCGATGATGCGGTGGTTTCCGGGACAGATGATGAGTTATTTGCCTGCGGGTATTTGCGCGGGCATTTCGACTTAGTCGTTGCGCAACTGGAAATGGCTGGTGAGACTCAGCCGGAGAAGATCATGCCGGCTTTGCGTGAGGCAGTTCACAAAACGCGGCATGAGTTGTCTCCGGCCGACCAGGCTCACATTAACAATGTACTGGACAAATTAGCTCTCAAAGCGACTGGCGGAGATACGGCGTAA
- the mnmC gene encoding bifunctional tRNA (5-methylaminomethyl-2-thiouridine)(34)-methyltransferase MnmD/FAD-dependent 5-carboxymethylaminomethyl-2-thiouridine(34) oxidoreductase MnmC: MNSNSSVQFNEQGVPVSTTFDDIYFSVESGVDESQYVFLAQNGLPERWLSLPAHYSFTIAETGFGTGLNFLLTWKRFLEQAPANTRLHFVSFEKFPLSRQQLKQAYQLLEPIEEFSQSFLEHYPATDPGCHRIILSQGRVILDLWIGDLNELIPEWLPQAQQQIDTWFLDGFAPAKNPEMWQPALFDAMKQTAHSGTTFATFTAAGSVKRALQQSGFEVQKVAGFGRKREMLCGHYHSAEVCQKYYDRRDVTIIGGGISAACSALALKQRGVNVRVISTGTADGASGNPQGAVYPLLHAEHTPLSRFYWQAFSTATSFYRNFCADHWFPVGVMQPAFNDDRAKRYQRIADNLYATDTVRYLPQPEAEQEAGVPLAVPALHYPKAGWLRPAAVVKSLLEVAKIELVEGEATALEKTENGSWQISLKDESALIAERVLIAAGHHINSLLPESVKPLPIQSVRGQVSLVQTTPLLSSLKTVLCFKGYLVPEDGKHHCVGATFNRGREDLEPTTKDDEENLKQLAENAKQPWAESLHLTSQRVSVRATSPDHQPVTGAVAEDLYVITALGSRGFTSAPILAEVLACQLTGELVPLTQDALRRISASRFES, from the coding sequence TTGAATTCTAATTCATCTGTTCAGTTTAACGAGCAAGGCGTGCCCGTTTCCACTACTTTCGATGATATTTATTTTTCTGTCGAAAGCGGTGTTGACGAAAGTCAGTACGTATTTCTGGCGCAAAACGGATTACCGGAACGCTGGCTATCGCTACCAGCTCATTACAGCTTTACCATAGCCGAAACCGGGTTTGGTACAGGGTTAAACTTTCTGCTGACCTGGAAACGTTTTTTAGAGCAGGCACCTGCCAACACACGTCTTCATTTTGTCAGTTTCGAAAAGTTCCCTTTATCGCGTCAGCAACTTAAACAAGCATACCAATTGCTCGAACCCATAGAGGAATTCAGTCAGTCGTTTCTAGAGCACTACCCGGCAACGGATCCCGGCTGTCATCGCATTATACTATCACAGGGCAGGGTCATTCTGGATCTGTGGATAGGCGACCTTAATGAGCTGATACCAGAATGGCTTCCACAAGCACAGCAACAAATTGACACCTGGTTTCTCGACGGTTTTGCTCCAGCAAAGAACCCGGAAATGTGGCAGCCAGCACTTTTTGATGCCATGAAGCAAACCGCACACAGCGGGACAACCTTTGCTACCTTTACCGCTGCCGGCAGTGTCAAAAGAGCACTACAGCAAAGCGGATTCGAGGTTCAAAAAGTAGCGGGCTTTGGCCGCAAACGAGAAATGCTTTGTGGTCACTATCATAGCGCCGAAGTTTGTCAAAAATATTACGACAGGCGTGATGTTACCATTATTGGCGGCGGCATCAGTGCAGCGTGTTCTGCCCTTGCACTGAAACAAAGAGGCGTGAACGTCAGAGTTATTAGTACCGGTACTGCTGACGGTGCATCCGGAAACCCTCAGGGAGCAGTTTATCCTCTGTTACACGCCGAGCATACGCCGCTCAGTCGTTTTTACTGGCAGGCGTTCTCCACAGCCACCAGCTTCTACCGTAACTTTTGTGCAGACCACTGGTTTCCTGTCGGCGTTATGCAACCGGCCTTTAACGATGACAGAGCTAAGCGTTACCAGCGTATAGCCGATAACCTTTACGCGACAGACACGGTACGCTATTTACCTCAGCCGGAGGCAGAACAAGAAGCCGGGGTTCCACTGGCAGTTCCAGCGCTGCACTACCCTAAAGCCGGATGGTTACGGCCGGCGGCTGTGGTCAAAAGCCTTTTGGAAGTCGCAAAAATTGAACTTGTTGAAGGCGAAGCTACGGCTCTGGAGAAAACTGAAAATGGCAGTTGGCAGATATCACTAAAGGACGAAAGTGCGCTGATCGCTGAGCGGGTTCTCATTGCCGCGGGTCATCACATCAATTCGTTATTGCCGGAAAGCGTCAAACCGTTGCCAATACAATCGGTTCGCGGACAAGTCAGTCTGGTGCAAACAACACCGTTATTGTCTTCGCTGAAAACGGTTTTATGCTTTAAAGGCTATTTAGTTCCGGAAGATGGCAAGCATCACTGTGTTGGCGCAACCTTTAATCGCGGTAGAGAGGATTTAGAGCCAACCACTAAGGATGATGAAGAAAACCTGAAACAACTGGCTGAAAATGCGAAACAACCATGGGCTGAGTCTCTGCACTTAACATCCCAAAGGGTCTCGGTACGGGCGACCAGCCCCGATCACCAGCCTGTTACCGGAGCGGTTGCCGAAGATTTATATGTTATTACAGCGCTGGGGTCACGAGGCTTCACTTCTGCCCCTATTCTGGCAGAAGTGCTAGCCTGTCAGTTAACCGGAGAGTTAGTGCCGTTAACTCAGGATGCTTTACGCCGTATCTCCGCCAGTCGCTTTGAGAGCTAA